The following are from one region of the Knoellia sp. p5-6-4 genome:
- a CDS encoding DUF3048 domain-containing protein gives MSARAVAAGLTVLVALGAAACSDGGEPSRTPSPATSTPTPTGPLSGPALAVKIDNTTKAHPHLGKAEADVVYVEPVEGGLTRLLAVYSSTMPKEVGPVRSARESDLAILGNYGPIAFAYSGASSYTNRLLDKGEQVNLSYAESGQGYRRERSRPAPYNVIGDPEALLARAKGSARPADPGLTFGPAPEGGAPATSVSVRWPATQVAFAWDAGRKEYLLSTDGKPDVDPEGKQHGAATVVVQVVRTTASKNKDVTGAATPVVQLTGEGKATVLRGGRAWPGTWSREGNAAPTSFASGGTALTMDPAGTVWVLLVAPGQAVTVR, from the coding sequence ATGAGCGCGCGTGCGGTCGCTGCCGGCCTCACGGTCCTGGTCGCCCTCGGCGCCGCAGCCTGCTCCGATGGCGGCGAGCCGAGCCGCACCCCGAGCCCGGCCACCTCCACGCCCACCCCGACCGGGCCGCTGAGCGGGCCGGCCCTCGCGGTCAAGATCGACAACACGACCAAGGCGCACCCCCACCTCGGCAAGGCGGAGGCCGACGTCGTCTACGTCGAGCCCGTGGAGGGCGGGCTGACGAGGCTGCTGGCTGTCTACTCCAGCACCATGCCGAAGGAGGTCGGCCCGGTGCGCAGCGCCCGCGAGTCCGACCTGGCGATCCTCGGGAACTACGGGCCCATCGCCTTCGCGTACTCGGGGGCCTCGTCCTACACGAACCGCCTCCTCGACAAGGGGGAGCAGGTCAACCTCAGCTACGCCGAGTCGGGCCAGGGCTACCGCCGCGAGAGGTCCAGGCCGGCGCCCTACAACGTCATCGGCGACCCCGAGGCGCTCCTCGCCCGTGCGAAGGGCAGTGCCCGTCCCGCCGATCCGGGCCTGACGTTCGGGCCGGCGCCGGAGGGAGGCGCCCCGGCCACCTCCGTGTCCGTGCGGTGGCCCGCGACGCAGGTGGCGTTCGCCTGGGACGCCGGGCGCAAGGAGTACCTGCTCTCCACGGACGGCAAGCCCGACGTCGACCCGGAGGGGAAGCAGCACGGAGCGGCGACCGTGGTGGTGCAGGTCGTCAGGACGACGGCCTCGAAGAACAAGGACGTGACCGGGGCCGCCACCCCCGTGGTGCAGCTCACCGGTGAGGGCAAGGCCACGGTCCTGCGCGGCGGCAGGGCGTGGCCGGGCACCTGGTCGCGCGAGGGCAACGCCGCCCCGACCTCGTTCGCCTCCGGCGGCACGGCTCTCACGATGGACCCTGCCGGCACCGTGTGGGTGCTGCTCGTGGCGCCGGGGCAGGCGGTCACGGTCCGCTGA